In Acidaminococcus timonensis, one DNA window encodes the following:
- a CDS encoding phosphohydrolase, with the protein MKEMENTIRLWECIQEAMVAPAFCRSLGLAPEQMRQQLRDWEMEKACALLESAADPQGRFPGAAVLEILRGFLPVLADEPPQGWLKDCYQALLRNLFPETTEPEPSPEADRYGTGRRILLQILRGLYHYEKLRCVFDPRRNIALLPVKEIRKEHYTREYLRFCTLVRDRYLYEFMRLGTEVTPFNTLGHIGGVAYVAVFMARQLHERGVPVDVALIAGAAAIHDIGKYGCRKGEEKRVPYLHYYYTDLFCEREGLPQMGHIAANHSVWDLELENLSVESLLLIYADFRVKSTRDRQGREVIHFYTLEEAFDVILQKLDQVDGAKRKRYQKVYRKLADFEAYMEELGVTLELPEDFSPVPSQQRVRPAREYALLEGQEVVRQLKYAAIAHNIRLMSLFRSERDFGNLIEGARSQTNWKNLRAYISIFEEYSTYMTERQKLMTLQFLYEQLSHQEEDIRVQAAALMGKITANFNERYTKELPRGVRLPRKKITNQILFRHYLEMIIEPERRYTQQHKNRIGACLGPFLRAVLSTRYQRVGTALANIAEERHPTALYLEILRTWYEKPDLTAEQRMILLQALLYLRPEDLTETFCRQVGRTLEKMGEDDRLIVRIGALYATHHLFGEKEGKEALFSRLRRTMELPEAPGEFAEKESSLFLEDLKSGVHWIIKMANIHLMCHALLQGRERGNVMHLGMHLCNLVKVSEYLAVRQTAGEALLDIADSMTYAQRNEMAVELFNGLEIGDQQITKYVPEYLGRMILKLLPEELDEFLNSLQEDMDSTNFQLAGAAVDTMGVVLENFQDFARRFPEQEKQNGERQLRLLYAILRAFAHYNRELSRDAFRSLAAYVFHSSQMPEARKEFLFLHSCKKIWVLLQENTESKLDFYSNAAVLNHIYRYISQVEAAAGGFAFPRKQKVCFYPGTFDPFSSGHKAVARRIRDMGFVVYLALDEFSWSKHTQPRLMRRKIMNMSVADLEDIYPFSENLPVNIANPEDIRKLRNIFRDKELYLAVGSDVVENASAYRLAPAEDSIHSLNHIIFERETRENSNWYTDAPAGKEKERTAEKQIRGKILHLKLDKFYEDVSSTRIRENIDQNRDVSALMDPVAQNFIYANNLYLREPAYKHVLEAREIGIGEFRPRKWTDLPQLRSLLEEQGEGSLLVQRYLAWEREDGRPRVFTQYVDGGEKGGHLAAFGAVHQVPVQELLMEFRDPRVAEHVREEASGRIAALGCFAVSGNSSISHPGQILLTEIMTELINRDFTYVVYHPVDPSGYREETVEILIRQGFVDIAPEGAPHPVYAVQIKSPVVLFRDVETTIKNPFNKNRRVRSALDRAHNNLLRVLRQLYPGKLLLCFNPSAMHYRIIQKVARLNGVSTLEDPKKRRGPYMSVPFGKALSDVLVPNTVTKALHIEKYFNRSVKGFTLAEAHHYATVDNQVKTIRSFGRPVILIDDLLEKGHRMRMLTPYLKKNDVPVLEVLVGVMTGCGMDLMAQQGFRCQCAYFLPSLELWLNERDCYPFIGGDSIDNANNYSGYDRNPSVNLILPYVKPEFICQGNGDAAYLYSLTCLQNAKLIMETLQDEYQALYEKRLTLKRLGEVISVLRIPDVDIGVKFDSNMDPTRFIENDMERLIRLRWGEAGPRLYDRNRGGE; encoded by the coding sequence ATGAAAGAAATGGAAAATACCATCCGTTTGTGGGAATGCATCCAGGAAGCCATGGTGGCACCGGCCTTCTGCAGGTCCCTGGGCCTTGCTCCGGAGCAGATGCGCCAGCAACTCAGGGACTGGGAGATGGAGAAAGCCTGCGCCCTGCTGGAAAGCGCCGCCGACCCCCAGGGCCGGTTTCCCGGGGCCGCCGTGCTGGAAATCCTCCGGGGATTTTTGCCGGTCCTGGCCGATGAACCGCCCCAGGGCTGGCTGAAGGACTGCTATCAGGCTCTGCTGCGGAACCTTTTCCCGGAAACCACGGAACCGGAACCATCCCCGGAGGCAGACCGATATGGAACCGGACGGCGGATCCTGCTGCAGATCCTCCGGGGCCTGTACCATTATGAAAAGCTTCGCTGCGTCTTTGATCCCCGGAGGAATATCGCCCTCCTGCCGGTGAAGGAAATCCGGAAGGAACATTATACCCGGGAGTACCTGCGGTTCTGCACCCTGGTCCGGGACCGGTATCTGTATGAATTCATGCGCCTGGGGACGGAAGTGACCCCCTTCAATACCCTGGGCCATATTGGCGGGGTGGCCTATGTGGCAGTGTTCATGGCTCGGCAGCTGCACGAACGGGGCGTTCCGGTGGATGTGGCCCTGATCGCCGGAGCGGCGGCCATCCACGATATCGGGAAGTACGGCTGCCGGAAGGGGGAAGAGAAGCGGGTCCCCTATCTCCATTATTATTACACGGACCTTTTCTGTGAACGGGAAGGGCTTCCCCAGATGGGACACATTGCCGCCAACCATTCGGTGTGGGATCTGGAACTGGAGAATCTGTCCGTGGAATCCCTGCTGCTGATTTATGCGGATTTCCGGGTGAAAAGCACCCGGGACCGGCAGGGCAGGGAAGTGATCCACTTCTACACCCTGGAGGAGGCTTTCGATGTGATCCTCCAGAAATTGGACCAGGTGGATGGAGCCAAACGGAAACGCTACCAGAAGGTCTACCGGAAACTGGCGGATTTCGAAGCCTATATGGAGGAACTGGGGGTCACCCTGGAGCTGCCGGAAGATTTCTCCCCTGTGCCAAGCCAGCAGCGGGTCCGCCCTGCCCGGGAATACGCCCTGCTGGAGGGACAGGAGGTGGTCCGGCAGCTGAAATACGCCGCCATCGCCCACAACATCCGGCTCATGAGCCTTTTCCGCAGTGAAAGGGATTTCGGCAATCTGATCGAAGGGGCCCGCAGCCAGACAAACTGGAAGAATCTCCGGGCCTACATCAGCATCTTCGAAGAATATTCCACCTATATGACGGAGCGGCAGAAGCTGATGACCCTCCAGTTCCTGTACGAACAGCTGAGCCACCAGGAAGAGGATATCCGGGTCCAGGCGGCCGCCCTGATGGGGAAGATCACCGCCAATTTCAATGAACGGTATACCAAGGAACTGCCCAGGGGGGTGCGGCTGCCCCGGAAGAAAATTACCAACCAGATCCTGTTCCGGCACTATCTGGAGATGATCATCGAGCCGGAACGGCGCTACACCCAGCAGCATAAGAACCGGATCGGGGCCTGTCTGGGGCCTTTTCTCCGAGCGGTGCTGTCCACCCGGTACCAGCGGGTGGGGACGGCTCTGGCCAATATTGCGGAGGAACGGCATCCCACCGCCCTGTATCTGGAGATCCTCCGGACCTGGTACGAAAAACCGGACCTGACGGCCGAGCAGCGGATGATCCTGCTCCAGGCTCTCCTGTATCTGCGGCCGGAGGACCTGACCGAAACCTTCTGCCGCCAGGTGGGGCGGACCCTGGAAAAGATGGGAGAGGATGACCGTCTCATTGTACGGATCGGGGCCCTGTATGCCACCCACCATCTCTTTGGGGAGAAGGAGGGGAAAGAGGCTCTGTTCAGCCGGCTGCGCCGGACCATGGAACTGCCGGAAGCGCCGGGGGAATTTGCGGAAAAAGAAAGCAGCCTGTTCCTGGAGGACCTGAAATCCGGGGTCCACTGGATCATCAAAATGGCCAATATCCATCTCATGTGCCATGCCCTGCTGCAGGGCCGGGAACGGGGCAATGTCATGCATCTGGGGATGCACCTGTGCAATCTGGTAAAGGTCAGTGAGTATCTGGCCGTGCGCCAGACCGCCGGGGAGGCGCTTCTGGACATCGCCGATTCCATGACCTATGCCCAGCGAAACGAGATGGCGGTGGAACTGTTCAACGGCCTGGAAATCGGAGACCAGCAGATCACCAAATACGTACCGGAATATTTGGGCCGGATGATCCTGAAACTGCTGCCGGAGGAACTGGATGAATTCCTGAATTCCCTGCAGGAAGACATGGACTCCACCAATTTTCAGCTGGCCGGTGCGGCGGTGGACACCATGGGCGTGGTGCTGGAAAATTTCCAGGATTTTGCCCGGCGGTTTCCTGAACAGGAAAAACAGAACGGGGAACGCCAGCTCCGGCTGCTGTACGCCATCCTCCGGGCCTTTGCCCATTACAACCGGGAGCTGAGCCGGGATGCCTTCCGCAGCCTGGCTGCCTACGTGTTCCACAGTTCCCAGATGCCGGAAGCACGGAAGGAGTTCCTGTTCCTCCACAGCTGCAAGAAGATCTGGGTGCTGCTCCAGGAAAACACGGAATCCAAACTGGACTTTTACAGCAATGCGGCGGTGCTGAACCACATCTACCGGTACATCAGCCAGGTGGAAGCCGCTGCCGGCGGCTTTGCCTTTCCCCGGAAGCAGAAAGTCTGTTTCTATCCCGGCACCTTCGATCCCTTCAGCAGCGGACACAAGGCGGTGGCCCGGCGGATCCGGGACATGGGATTCGTGGTCTACCTGGCCCTGGATGAATTCTCCTGGTCCAAGCACACCCAGCCCCGGCTCATGCGCCGGAAGATCATGAACATGTCCGTGGCGGATCTGGAGGACATCTATCCCTTCTCGGAAAACCTGCCGGTGAACATTGCCAATCCGGAGGATATCCGGAAACTGCGGAACATCTTCCGGGACAAGGAACTGTACCTGGCCGTGGGATCCGATGTGGTGGAGAATGCCTCGGCGTACCGGCTGGCGCCGGCCGAAGATTCCATCCATTCTCTCAACCACATCATCTTTGAACGGGAGACCCGGGAGAACAGCAACTGGTATACGGATGCACCGGCCGGGAAGGAGAAGGAACGGACGGCGGAAAAACAGATCCGGGGGAAGATCCTCCATTTGAAGCTGGACAAATTCTACGAAGATGTGAGTTCCACCCGGATCCGGGAAAACATTGACCAGAACCGGGATGTTTCTGCCCTGATGGATCCGGTGGCCCAGAATTTCATCTATGCCAACAATCTGTACCTGCGGGAACCGGCCTATAAACATGTGCTGGAAGCCCGGGAAATCGGCATCGGAGAGTTCCGGCCCCGGAAATGGACCGACCTGCCCCAGCTGCGGTCCCTGCTGGAGGAACAGGGGGAGGGGTCCCTGCTGGTGCAGCGGTACCTGGCCTGGGAAAGGGAAGATGGACGGCCCCGGGTCTTCACCCAATATGTGGACGGGGGAGAAAAGGGAGGCCATCTGGCAGCTTTTGGCGCCGTCCACCAGGTCCCGGTCCAGGAACTCCTGATGGAATTCCGGGATCCCCGGGTGGCAGAGCATGTACGGGAGGAAGCCTCCGGAAGGATCGCGGCCCTGGGCTGTTTTGCCGTCAGCGGGAACAGCTCCATTTCCCATCCGGGGCAGATCCTTCTCACCGAAATCATGACAGAACTGATCAACCGGGATTTCACCTATGTGGTCTACCATCCGGTGGATCCATCCGGGTACCGGGAAGAGACGGTGGAAATCCTGATCCGGCAGGGATTTGTGGATATTGCGCCGGAAGGGGCACCCCATCCGGTCTATGCGGTCCAGATCAAATCCCCGGTGGTGCTGTTCCGGGATGTGGAGACCACCATCAAGAATCCCTTCAACAAGAACCGCCGTGTCCGCAGTGCCCTGGACCGGGCCCATAACAATCTGCTGCGGGTGCTCCGGCAGCTCTATCCCGGAAAGCTGCTCCTCTGTTTCAATCCCAGTGCCATGCATTACCGGATCATCCAGAAAGTGGCCCGGCTGAATGGGGTGTCCACCCTGGAAGATCCCAAAAAGCGCCGGGGGCCCTATATGTCCGTTCCCTTTGGGAAGGCCCTCAGTGATGTGCTGGTCCCCAATACGGTGACCAAGGCCCTCCATATCGAAAAATATTTCAACCGGTCCGTGAAGGGGTTCACCCTGGCGGAAGCCCACCATTATGCCACGGTGGACAACCAGGTGAAGACCATCCGCTCTTTTGGCCGGCCGGTGATCCTCATTGACGACCTTCTGGAAAAAGGCCACCGGATGCGGATGCTGACCCCCTATCTGAAAAAGAACGATGTACCGGTCCTGGAAGTACTGGTGGGGGTCATGACCGGCTGCGGCATGGATTTGATGGCCCAGCAGGGATTCCGGTGCCAGTGTGCCTATTTCCTGCCCTCTCTGGAGCTGTGGCTCAACGAACGGGACTGCTACCCCTTCATCGGCGGGGACAGCATCGACAATGCCAACAACTACAGCGGCTATGACAGGAATCCTTCCGTGAACCTGATCCTGCCCTATGTGAAACCGGAATTCATCTGCCAGGGCAATGGAGACGCGGCCTACCTGTATTCGCTCACCTGTCTCCAGAATGCCAAACTGATCATGGAGACCCTGCAGGACGAATACCAGGCCCTGTACGAAAAACGGCTGACCCTGAAACGGCTGGGAGAAGTGATTTCCGTCCTGCGGATCCCGGATGTGGACATCGGGGTGAAATTCGATTCCAATATGGATCCCACCCGTTTCATTGAAAATGATATGGAACGACTGATCCGGCTGCGCTGGGGAGAAGCAGGCCCCCGGCTGTATGACCGGAACCGGGGCGGCGAGTGA
- a CDS encoding NAD(P)H-dependent oxidoreductase, whose product MMFYVIKMGWQEEGATRRVDGALACALAGHPHQVVDRFSEFVRLFPETGPREPGPHRLLFAVNLSRGGISVGFARVIAYISLHLHCLENCAGSVVVDGEDELFTKKAGREMIFIANRSGCAFPGAPLVEATGSLYNFNIQARIQGISNPEAYEKALARLVDQLLSFPGTPETGSRRIALFHASSRETSNTLLLWNLIRKDLEGRARIREVNLRNGTLVDCRGCSYEACLHFGEQGDCFYGGVMVEEGYPAIRESDTLVFACPNYNDAVSANLMAFFNRMTALYRTDFREFAKKRIFALVVSGYSGGDIVAEQVIDALNCNKHFLLPPHFALMETANDPGSILRNPGLEARAAEMAGRILGEEI is encoded by the coding sequence ATGATGTTTTACGTAATTAAAATGGGCTGGCAGGAAGAGGGAGCCACCCGGCGGGTGGACGGGGCACTGGCCTGTGCCCTGGCAGGCCATCCCCATCAGGTGGTGGACCGGTTCAGTGAGTTCGTTCGGCTGTTTCCGGAAACCGGTCCCCGGGAGCCCGGTCCCCATCGGCTGCTGTTTGCCGTGAACCTGTCCCGGGGCGGCATCAGCGTGGGATTTGCCCGGGTCATCGCCTATATTTCCCTCCATCTCCACTGTCTGGAAAACTGTGCCGGCAGCGTGGTGGTGGACGGGGAGGATGAGCTGTTCACCAAAAAGGCCGGCCGGGAAATGATCTTCATTGCCAACCGGTCAGGCTGTGCCTTTCCGGGGGCGCCCCTGGTGGAAGCCACCGGCTCTCTGTACAACTTCAACATCCAGGCCCGGATCCAGGGCATCAGCAATCCGGAGGCCTACGAAAAGGCCCTGGCCCGCCTGGTGGACCAGCTGCTGTCTTTTCCCGGTACCCCGGAAACAGGCAGCCGCCGGATCGCCCTGTTCCATGCCAGCAGCCGGGAGACTTCCAATACTCTGCTGCTGTGGAACCTGATCCGAAAGGACCTGGAGGGCCGGGCCCGGATCCGGGAAGTGAACCTGCGGAACGGGACTTTGGTGGATTGCCGGGGGTGCAGCTACGAAGCCTGTCTCCATTTTGGGGAACAGGGGGATTGTTTTTATGGCGGGGTGATGGTGGAAGAAGGGTATCCGGCCATCCGGGAAAGTGATACCCTGGTCTTTGCCTGTCCCAACTACAATGATGCAGTCAGCGCCAATCTCATGGCCTTTTTCAACCGGATGACGGCCCTGTACCGGACCGACTTCCGGGAATTCGCCAAAAAGCGGATCTTTGCGCTGGTGGTCAGCGGGTACAGTGGAGGAGACATTGTAGCAGAGCAGGTGATCGATGCCCTGAACTGCAACAAGCATTTCCTCCTGCCCCCTCATTTTGCCCTGATGGAGACCGCCAATGATCCGGGGAGCATCCTGAGGAATCCGGGACTGGAAGCGCGGGCGGCGGAAATGGCCGGCAGGATCCTGGGGGAGGAAATATAA
- a CDS encoding cupin domain-containing protein, whose product MKKLAVLLTLGATLLTGTAFAAGSPASPFKEGEQVYPKGELFTYDKQDVAKGKGTAYGKFAFARDKATPDSAIKEMCYLTLKKGASIGTHKHAFNEDAYIIISGEGIFTDGTGKETVVKAGDITIARPGQSHGLKNVKKTPLVFLDIIAQNDTFLKNHPEAAPKK is encoded by the coding sequence TTGAAAAAACTGGCTGTGCTGTTGACTCTGGGAGCTACGCTGCTGACGGGGACGGCTTTTGCCGCCGGATCTCCGGCATCTCCTTTCAAAGAGGGAGAACAGGTCTATCCCAAAGGGGAACTGTTCACCTATGATAAGCAGGATGTAGCCAAGGGCAAGGGGACGGCCTATGGCAAGTTCGCTTTTGCCCGGGATAAAGCTACCCCGGATTCCGCCATCAAGGAAATGTGCTATCTGACCCTGAAGAAGGGGGCCTCCATCGGCACCCATAAACATGCTTTCAACGAAGATGCCTACATCATCATCTCCGGGGAAGGGATCTTTACGGACGGAACCGGCAAGGAAACCGTGGTGAAGGCAGGGGATATCACCATTGCCCGTCCGGGCCAGTCCCATGGGCTGAAAAACGTGAAGAAGACGCCCCTGGTGTTCCTGGATATCATTGCCCAGAACGACACCTTCCTGAAGAACCATCCGGAAGCCGCACCCAAGAAATGA
- a CDS encoding anion permease, translating into MTLSKKWQQLIFCGILGALFFLVPPPGDLAPAGWHVFGVFAATILGLILKPMPMGVMALLGMVSLCLTRTLTLKEALSGFSIPTIWLVVVAFFISRGIVKTGLGERIAYLFVERFGRKPLFLAYSLVASDLVIAPAMPSNTARAGGILAPIVQSLNLTFGSDPRKGTEKKLGSFLIPVVFQCDVVISAVFLTSMAANPMAVSFAGDLLGVNMTWGGWLAASCVPAVLSLVLYPLVIYKLDPPELKETPEAPALARKKLDAMGAMKRSEKAMAAIFFLLIVLWAGGRYIGLSETLTAFIGLGLLLLSGVLTWDDVKSEKGAWDALVWFAILVMMANFLNAKGMISWFSREMGSLVAGDNGVVAMGILAVVYFYSHYLFASSTAHVSAMYAAFLSIMASAGAPPTMAAYVLAWFSSLFGCLTHYGSGPAPIFFGAGYVSQNRWWEIGFLLSVLSILIWGGVGCLWGKVLGMW; encoded by the coding sequence GTGACCCTTTCCAAAAAATGGCAACAACTGATTTTCTGCGGCATCCTGGGTGCACTGTTTTTCCTGGTGCCGCCTCCGGGCGACCTGGCACCTGCAGGCTGGCACGTTTTTGGCGTCTTTGCCGCCACCATCCTGGGCCTGATCCTGAAACCCATGCCCATGGGGGTCATGGCCCTTTTGGGCATGGTGAGCCTGTGCCTGACCCGGACCCTGACCCTGAAAGAGGCCCTCAGCGGCTTCAGCATTCCCACCATCTGGCTGGTGGTGGTGGCTTTTTTCATTTCCCGGGGCATCGTGAAGACCGGGCTGGGGGAGCGCATCGCCTATCTGTTCGTGGAGCGGTTCGGCAGGAAGCCTCTGTTTTTGGCCTATTCTCTGGTGGCCAGCGACCTGGTGATTGCACCGGCCATGCCCAGCAATACCGCCCGGGCCGGCGGCATCCTGGCCCCCATTGTCCAGTCCCTGAACCTGACCTTCGGCTCCGATCCCCGGAAGGGGACGGAAAAGAAGCTGGGAAGCTTCCTGATCCCGGTGGTATTCCAGTGTGACGTGGTGATTTCCGCCGTGTTCCTGACCTCCATGGCTGCCAATCCCATGGCTGTCAGCTTTGCCGGTGATCTGCTGGGGGTGAACATGACCTGGGGCGGCTGGCTGGCGGCTTCCTGCGTGCCGGCGGTGCTCTCCCTGGTCCTGTATCCCCTGGTGATCTATAAGCTGGATCCGCCGGAGCTGAAGGAGACCCCGGAAGCACCGGCCCTGGCCCGGAAAAAACTGGATGCCATGGGAGCCATGAAACGGTCGGAAAAAGCCATGGCTGCCATTTTCTTCCTGCTGATCGTCCTGTGGGCCGGGGGCCGCTACATCGGCCTGTCCGAAACCCTGACAGCTTTCATCGGGCTGGGCCTTTTGCTGCTGTCCGGGGTGCTCACCTGGGATGACGTGAAAAGCGAGAAAGGGGCCTGGGACGCCCTGGTCTGGTTCGCCATCCTGGTGATGATGGCCAATTTCCTGAATGCCAAGGGCATGATCTCCTGGTTCAGCCGGGAAATGGGCAGTCTGGTGGCCGGGGATAACGGGGTGGTGGCCATGGGCATCCTGGCGGTGGTGTATTTCTATTCCCATTACCTGTTTGCCAGCAGTACGGCCCATGTCAGCGCCATGTACGCGGCCTTCCTCAGCATCATGGCCAGCGCCGGGGCACCGCCCACCATGGCGGCCTATGTGCTGGCCTGGTTCAGCAGCCTGTTCGGCTGCCTGACCCATTACGGCTCCGGCCCGGCACCCATTTTCTTTGGAGCGGGATATGTATCCCAGAATCGATGGTGGGAAATCGGGTTCCTTCTGTCGGTGCTGTCCATCCTGATCTGGGGTGGTGTGGGCTGTCTGTGGGGCAAAGTGCTGGGCATGTGGTAA
- a CDS encoding nicotinate phosphoribosyltransferase: MKQFDARNLSMVFDLYEMTMANGYFEDRKRDQDDYVSFDVFYRNNPDGGGFAIFAGLEQVLDYLENMHFSTEDISYLRSLHVFSEPFLQWLETYQFRGNVYAMPEGSIIYPDEPLLTVYAPLIDAQLVETAILCQVNHQSLIATKAQRIVKAAQGRGVSDFGARRAHNMDAAVYGARAAYIGGADSTATVLAGQMFNIPVSGTMAHSWVMYYDDEYTAFKRFAEIYPDNAILLVDTYDVLDSGVPNAIRVAKEVLEPMGKRLKGIRIDSGDLAYLSKRARKMLDDAGLTDAIIVMSNSLDEYTISSILEQGGCVDSFGVGERLITAKSDPVFGAVYKLVAVHKDKAIIPKIKISETFEKITNPGRKRAWRVYDRTGHAIADLLTMLDEDPRKEAEFPFVDTQRPWKKMSFRDCTFRELQELVLEKGKRVHPSPSLEEIRRYVHQQLTNEIWPEEQRFSNPHAHFLDMSPKYYGMKMQLLEDAKKGL; this comes from the coding sequence ATGAAACAGTTTGATGCACGAAATCTGTCCATGGTTTTCGATCTGTACGAGATGACCATGGCCAACGGGTATTTTGAAGACAGAAAACGGGATCAGGATGATTACGTTTCTTTCGATGTATTTTACCGGAACAATCCGGACGGAGGCGGTTTTGCCATTTTTGCCGGTCTGGAACAGGTGCTGGACTACCTGGAAAATATGCACTTCTCCACAGAGGACATCTCCTATCTGCGCAGCCTTCATGTGTTCAGCGAACCCTTTCTGCAGTGGCTGGAAACCTACCAGTTCCGGGGCAATGTGTACGCCATGCCGGAAGGCAGCATCATCTACCCGGATGAACCCCTGCTGACGGTCTATGCGCCCCTGATCGATGCCCAGCTGGTGGAAACAGCCATCCTGTGCCAGGTTAACCACCAGTCCCTGATTGCCACCAAGGCCCAGCGGATCGTGAAAGCGGCCCAGGGACGGGGTGTTTCCGACTTCGGTGCCCGCCGGGCCCACAATATGGATGCTGCCGTCTACGGCGCTCGGGCGGCCTATATCGGCGGAGCGGACAGCACGGCCACCGTATTGGCCGGCCAGATGTTCAACATCCCGGTGAGCGGTACCATGGCCCACAGCTGGGTGATGTACTACGACGATGAATATACGGCGTTCAAACGGTTTGCCGAAATCTATCCGGATAACGCCATCCTGCTGGTGGATACCTACGATGTGCTGGATTCCGGTGTACCCAATGCCATCCGGGTGGCCAAAGAGGTGCTGGAACCCATGGGCAAACGGCTGAAGGGCATCCGCATCGACTCCGGCGACCTGGCCTACCTGTCCAAGCGGGCCCGGAAGATGCTGGACGATGCCGGACTGACCGATGCCATCATCGTCATGAGCAACTCCCTGGATGAATATACCATCAGCTCCATCCTGGAACAGGGCGGCTGTGTGGATTCTTTCGGGGTGGGCGAACGGCTGATCACGGCCAAGAGCGATCCGGTATTCGGCGCCGTGTATAAGCTGGTGGCCGTGCACAAGGATAAGGCCATCATCCCCAAGATCAAGATCTCCGAAACCTTTGAGAAAATCACCAACCCGGGCCGGAAACGGGCCTGGAGGGTGTATGACAGGACGGGTCACGCCATTGCGGATCTGTTGACCATGCTGGACGAGGATCCCCGCAAAGAGGCGGAATTCCCCTTTGTGGATACCCAGCGGCCCTGGAAGAAGATGAGCTTCCGGGATTGCACGTTCCGGGAACTGCAGGAACTGGTGCTGGAAAAGGGGAAACGGGTCCATCCGTCCCCGTCCCTGGAGGAAATCCGCCGCTACGTGCATCAGCAGCTGACCAATGAGATCTGGCCGGAAGAGCAGCGGTTCAGCAATCCCCATGCCCATTTCCTGGATATGAGTCCCAAATACTATGGGATGAAGATGCAGCTGCTGGAAGATGCGAAGAAGGGATTGTAA
- a CDS encoding Rossmann-fold NAD(P)-binding domain-containing protein has protein sequence MENNWLHLSDLPREAGVTRPLSLAGRPALRDKNRVHILALGDVGRTMLIGLRLLGADSIASLGLCDLNRKNLERLEIEINQIRYPFPKGDQVLPPVDLVDEDHLFACDVFIFCATKGTPPIGAKGDMRMVQLEANRELVRHFGELARKAKFRGLACIVSDPVDNLCRAFLESSGLAPWQVQGYGLGVMHARACYYAEKDPRLVHYLTEGRAFGPHGQDLVIADSLDHYDDALSRELTRKTVTCNLAVRELGYKPYLAPALSSAALSILLTLRGEWHYGSLYLGDETEGAFLGMKNRLTEKGFEYEDAALCPELYDRVRHAYLNLCRMK, from the coding sequence ATGGAAAACAACTGGCTTCATCTCAGTGATCTGCCCCGGGAAGCAGGGGTAACCAGACCTTTGTCCCTGGCCGGACGGCCGGCCCTCCGGGACAAGAACCGGGTCCATATCCTGGCCCTGGGGGATGTGGGACGGACCATGCTCATCGGGCTCCGGCTCCTGGGAGCGGATTCCATTGCCTCCCTGGGATTGTGTGACCTGAACCGGAAGAACCTGGAACGGCTGGAAATCGAAATCAACCAGATCCGGTATCCTTTTCCCAAGGGAGACCAGGTGCTGCCGCCAGTGGATCTGGTGGACGAGGACCATCTCTTTGCCTGTGATGTGTTCATTTTCTGTGCCACCAAAGGAACGCCGCCCATAGGGGCCAAAGGGGACATGCGGATGGTCCAGCTGGAAGCCAACCGGGAACTGGTCCGCCATTTCGGGGAACTGGCCCGGAAGGCGAAGTTCCGGGGTCTGGCCTGCATCGTTTCCGATCCGGTGGACAACCTGTGCCGGGCCTTCCTGGAAAGTTCGGGCCTTGCTCCCTGGCAGGTCCAGGGCTATGGGCTGGGCGTCATGCACGCCCGGGCCTGCTACTATGCGGAAAAAGATCCCCGGCTGGTCCATTACCTGACAGAGGGACGGGCTTTCGGCCCCCATGGCCAGGATCTGGTGATCGCCGACAGCCTGGACCATTACGACGATGCCCTGTCCCGGGAATTGACCCGGAAAACCGTCACCTGCAATCTGGCGGTGCGGGAACTGGGCTACAAACCGTACCTGGCGCCGGCCCTTTCCAGCGCGGCCCTGTCCATCCTGCTGACTCTCCGGGGGGAGTGGCACTACGGGTCCCTGTACCTGGGCGACGAAACAGAGGGCGCTTTCCTGGGCATGAAGAACCGTCTCACGGAAAAGGGCTTTGAATATGAGGACGCGGCGCTTTGTCCGGAACTGTACGACCGGGTCCGCCACGCCTATCTGAATCTGTGCCGGATGAAGTAA